In Rattus rattus isolate New Zealand chromosome 9, Rrattus_CSIRO_v1, whole genome shotgun sequence, a genomic segment contains:
- the Rad51c gene encoding DNA repair protein RAD51 homolog 3, with the protein MQRELVGFPLSPAVRVKLVAAGFQTAEDVLEVKPSELSKEVGISKEEALETLQILRRECLTNKPRCAGTSVANKKCTALELLEQEHTQGFIITFCSALDNILGGGIPLMKTTEVCGVPGVGKTQLCMQLAVDVQIPECFGGVAGEAVFIDTEGSFMVDRVVSLATACIQHLHLIAGTHREEEQQKALKDFTLENILSHIYYFRCHDYTELLAQVYLLPDFLSDHSKVQLVIIDGIAFPFRHDLDDLSLRTRLLNGLAQQLISLANKHRLAVILTNQMTTKFDKNQASLVPALGESWGHAATIRLIFHWEQKQRFATLYKSPSQKESTVPFQITPQGFRDAVVTAASSQTESSLNFRKRSREPEEEC; encoded by the exons ATGCAGAGGGAATTGGTGGGTTTTCCGCTGTCTCCCGCGGTGCGCGTGAAGCTGGTGGCTGCGGGTTTTCAGACTGCCGAGGACGTCCTGGAGGTGAAGCCCTCCGAGCTTAGCAAAG aAGTTGGGATATCCAAAGAGGAAGCCTTGGAAACTCTCCAAATTCTAAGAAGAGAATGTCTCACAAATAAACCAAGATGTGCTGGTACATCTGTGGCAAACAAGAAGTGCACAGCACTGGAACTTCTAGAGCAAGAGCACACCCAGGGCTTCATAATCACCTTCTGTTCAGCACTAGATAACATTCTTGGGGGTGGAATACCCCTAATGAAAACGACAGAAGTTTGTGGTGTACCAGGTGTTGGAAAAACACAGTTATG TATGCAGTTAGCAGTAGATGTGCAGATTCCAGAATGTTTTGGAGGAGTGGCCGGTGAAGCAGTATTTATTGATACGGAGGGAAGTTTTATGGTTGATAGGGTGGTAAGCCTTGCCACTGCCTGCATTCAGCACCTTCATCTCATAGCAGGAACACACAGGGAAGAAG aaCAGCAGAAAGCCTTGAAGGATTTTACTCTTGAAAATATTCTGTCCCACATTTATTATTTTCGTTGTCACGATTACACTGAGCTGCTGGCACAAGTCTATCTCCTTCCAGATTTCCTTTCAGATCATTCAAAG GTGCAGTTAGTGATAATAGATGGAATTGCGTTTCCCTTTCGTCATGACCTCGATGATCTTTCCCTTCGTACTCGATTACTAAATGGCCTTGCCCAACAATTGATCAGCCTTGCAAATAAGCACAGACTAGCT GTTATTTTAACGAATCAGATGACAACAAAGTTTGATAAAAATCAAGCTTCGCTTGTTCCTGCGTTAG gggaAAGCTGGGGACATGCTGCTACAATAAGGCTAATTTTTCACTGGGAACAAAAACAAAG ATTTGCAACATTGTACAAATCACCAAGCCAGAAGGAGTCCACAGTACCATTTCAGATCACA